The proteins below come from a single Zea mays cultivar B73 chromosome 8, Zm-B73-REFERENCE-NAM-5.0, whole genome shotgun sequence genomic window:
- the LOC103636412 gene encoding protein AUXIN-REGULATED GENE INVOLVED IN ORGAN SIZE gives MSFAAGSSEDQLNSSPLAMDRRPARTRSDPPHSSRGAVHDAVAVEQKQHRRPQGTGAPPVYFTAELVLACLFVAVSLALLPLVLPPLSPPPSLLLLVPVGLLAVLLALAFVPLDAHSHLAVGSSR, from the coding sequence ATGAGCTTTGCGGCCGGCAGCTCCGAGGATCAACTCAACTCGTCGCCGCTCGCCATGGACCGGAGACCGGCGAGGACGAGAAGCGACCCTCCTCACAGCAGCAGGGGCGCGGTGCACGATGCCGTTGCCGTCGAGCAGAAGCAGCACCGGCGGCCGCAAGGAACGGGGGCACCGCCGGTGTACTTCACCGCGGAGCTGGTGCTGGCGTGCCTGTTCGTGGCCGTGTCGCTGGCGCTCCTCCCGCTCGTGCTGCCGCCgctctcgccgccgccgtccctgctgctgctggtgcccgTGGGCCTGCTGGCCGTGCTCCTCGCGCTCGCGTTCGTCCCGCTCGACGCGCACAGCCACCTCGCCGTCGGCTCCTCCCGCTGA